In Equus quagga isolate Etosha38 chromosome 14, UCLA_HA_Equagga_1.0, whole genome shotgun sequence, one DNA window encodes the following:
- the USH1C gene encoding harmonin isoform X4 codes for MDRKVAREFRHKVDFLIENDAEKDYLYDVLRMYHQTMDVVVLVGDLKLVINEPSRLPLFDAIRPLIPLKHQVEYDQLTPRRSRKLKEVRLDRLHPEGLGLSVRGGLEFGCGLFISHLIKGGQADSVGLQVGDEIVRINGYSISSCTHEEVINLIRTKKTVSIKVRHIGLIPVKSSPDEPLKWQYVDQFVSESGGGRSSLGSSSGQDNKEKKIFISLVGTRGLGCSISSGPVQKPGIFVSHVKPGSLSAEVGLEIGDQIVEVNGIDFSNLDHKEAVNILKSSRSLTISIVAGAGRELFMTDRERLAEARQHELQRQELLMQKRLAMESNKILQEQQEMERQRKKEIAQKAAEENERYRKEMEQIVEEEEKFKQQWEEDWGSKEQLLLPKTITAEVHPEPLRKPKYDQGVEPKLEPADDADGGTEEQGKQDFRKYEEGFDPYSMFTPQQITGKDVRLLRIKKEGSLDLALEGGVDSPIGKVVVSAVYDGGAAERHGGIVKGDEVMAINGKIVTDYTLAEAEATLQKAWSQGDWIDLVVAVCPPKEYDDELTFF; via the exons GTGGATTTTCTCATTGAGAATGACGCGGAGAAGGACTACCTCTACGACGTGCTGCGGATGTACCACCA GACCATGGATGTGGTTGTGCTTGTGGGAGACCTGAAGCTGGTCATCAATGAGCCCAGCCGCCTGCCCCTGTTCGATGCCATCAGGCCTCTGATCCCACTGAAGCACCAGGTGGAATATGACCAACTGACCCCCCGGCGCTCCAG GAAGCTGAAGGAGGTGCGCCTGGACCGGCTGCACCCAGAAGGCCTGGGCCTCAGCGTGCGCGGCGGCCTCGAGTTCGGTTGTGGGCTCTTCATCTCCCACCTCATCAAAGGTGGGCAGGCAGACAGCGTCGGGCTCCAG GTCGGGGACGAGATTGTCCGGATCAATGGATATTCCATCTCCTCATGCACCCACGAGGAGGTCATCAACCTCATCCGCACCAAGAAGACTGTGTCCATCAAAGTGAGAC ACATCGGCCTGATCCCTGTGAAGAG CTCTCCCGACGAACCCCTCAAATGGCAGTATGTGGATCAGTTTGTGTCGGAATCTGGG GGCGGGCGGAGCAGCCTGGGCTCCTCCAGTGGTCAGGACAACAAGGAGAAGAAGATCTTCATCAGCCTGGTGGGCACCCGGGGCCTCGGCTGCAG CATTTCCAGCGGCCCCGTGCAGAAACCCGGCATCTTCGTCAGCCATGTGAAGCCCGGCTCCCTGTCTGCCGAGGTGGGGTTGGAG ATAGGGGACCAGATTGTTGAAGTCAATGGCATCGACTTCTCCAACCTGGACCACAAGGAG GCCGTGAACATTCTGAAGAGTAGCCGCAGCCTGACCATCTCCATCGTAGCTGGAGCT GGCCGGGAGCTGTTCATGACGGACCGGGAGCGGCTGGCAGAGGCACGGCAGCACGAGCTGCAGCGGCAGGAGCTCCTGATGCAGAAGCGGCTGGCGATGGAGTCCAACAAGATCCTGCAGGAGCAGCAGGAGATGGAGCGTCA gaggaaaaaggaaattgcccagaaggcagcagaggaaaatgagagatACCGGAAGGAGATGGAACA GAtcgtggaggaggaagagaagtttaAGCAGCAGTGGGAAGAAGACTGGGGGTCAAAGGAGCAGCTGCTCTTGCCTAAAACCATCACCGCCGAGGTGCACCCAGAGCCCCTTCGCAAGCCAAAGT ATGATCAGGGAGTGGAGCCCAAGCTCGAGCCGGCAGACGATGCAGACGGAGGCACGGAGGAGCAGGGAAAGCAG GATTTCCGGAAATATGAGGAAGGCTTCGATCCCTACTCCATG TTCACCCCCCAGCAGATCACAGGGAAGGATGTCCGGCTCCTGCGCATTAAGAAG GAAGGATCCTTAGACCTGGCCCTGGAAGGTGGTGTGGACTCCCCGATCGGCAAGGTGGTCGTCTCGGCTGTGTATGACGGGGGAGCTGCTGAGCGGCACG GTGGCATTGTGAAAGGGGACGAGGTCATGGCAATCAATGGCAAGATCGTGACGGACTACACCCTGGCCGAGGCCGAGGCCACCCTGCAGAAGGCCTGGAGTCAGGGG GACTGGATTGACCTGGTGGTTGCTGTCTGTCCCCCCAAGGAATACGACGATGAGCT GACTTTCTTCTGA
- the USH1C gene encoding harmonin isoform X1: MDRKVAREFRHKVDFLIENDAEKDYLYDVLRMYHQTMDVVVLVGDLKLVINEPSRLPLFDAIRPLIPLKHQVEYDQLTPRRSRKLKEVRLDRLHPEGLGLSVRGGLEFGCGLFISHLIKGGQADSVGLQVGDEIVRINGYSISSCTHEEVINLIRTKKTVSIKVRHIGLIPVKSSPDEPLKWQYVDQFVSESGGGRSSLGSSSGQDNKEKKIFISLVGTRGLGCSISSGPVQKPGIFVSHVKPGSLSAEVGLEIGDQIVEVNGIDFSNLDHKEAVNILKSSRSLTISIVAGAGRELFMTDRERLAEARQHELQRQELLMQKRLAMESNKILQEQQEMERQRKKEIAQKAAEENERYRKEMEQIVEEEEKFKQQWEEDWGSKEQLLLPKTITAEVHPEPLRKPKYDQGVEPKLEPADDADGGTEEQGKQVSETEREDLEESEKIQYWVERLCQTRLEQISSADNEISEMTTGPPPPPPSVSPLAPPLRRFAGGLHLHTTDLDDIPLDMFYYPPKTPCALPVMPHPPPSNPPPKVSAPPVLPSSGRVSTSSSPWVQRTPPPIPIPPPPSIPTQDLTPTRPLPSALEEALGNHPFRAGDPGNLTEDREAKNHGGKPANSPVPERSFPLPPKTFCPSPQPPRGPGVSTISKPVMVHQESNFIYRPAVKSEVLPQEMLKRMVVYQTAFRQDFRKYEEGFDPYSMFTPQQITGKDVRLLRIKKEGSLDLALEGGVDSPIGKVVVSAVYDGGAAERHGGIVKGDEVMAINGKIVTDYTLAEAEATLQKAWSQGDWIDLVVAVCPPKEYDDELTFF; the protein is encoded by the exons GTGGATTTTCTCATTGAGAATGACGCGGAGAAGGACTACCTCTACGACGTGCTGCGGATGTACCACCA GACCATGGATGTGGTTGTGCTTGTGGGAGACCTGAAGCTGGTCATCAATGAGCCCAGCCGCCTGCCCCTGTTCGATGCCATCAGGCCTCTGATCCCACTGAAGCACCAGGTGGAATATGACCAACTGACCCCCCGGCGCTCCAG GAAGCTGAAGGAGGTGCGCCTGGACCGGCTGCACCCAGAAGGCCTGGGCCTCAGCGTGCGCGGCGGCCTCGAGTTCGGTTGTGGGCTCTTCATCTCCCACCTCATCAAAGGTGGGCAGGCAGACAGCGTCGGGCTCCAG GTCGGGGACGAGATTGTCCGGATCAATGGATATTCCATCTCCTCATGCACCCACGAGGAGGTCATCAACCTCATCCGCACCAAGAAGACTGTGTCCATCAAAGTGAGAC ACATCGGCCTGATCCCTGTGAAGAG CTCTCCCGACGAACCCCTCAAATGGCAGTATGTGGATCAGTTTGTGTCGGAATCTGGG GGCGGGCGGAGCAGCCTGGGCTCCTCCAGTGGTCAGGACAACAAGGAGAAGAAGATCTTCATCAGCCTGGTGGGCACCCGGGGCCTCGGCTGCAG CATTTCCAGCGGCCCCGTGCAGAAACCCGGCATCTTCGTCAGCCATGTGAAGCCCGGCTCCCTGTCTGCCGAGGTGGGGTTGGAG ATAGGGGACCAGATTGTTGAAGTCAATGGCATCGACTTCTCCAACCTGGACCACAAGGAG GCCGTGAACATTCTGAAGAGTAGCCGCAGCCTGACCATCTCCATCGTAGCTGGAGCT GGCCGGGAGCTGTTCATGACGGACCGGGAGCGGCTGGCAGAGGCACGGCAGCACGAGCTGCAGCGGCAGGAGCTCCTGATGCAGAAGCGGCTGGCGATGGAGTCCAACAAGATCCTGCAGGAGCAGCAGGAGATGGAGCGTCA gaggaaaaaggaaattgcccagaaggcagcagaggaaaatgagagatACCGGAAGGAGATGGAACA GAtcgtggaggaggaagagaagtttaAGCAGCAGTGGGAAGAAGACTGGGGGTCAAAGGAGCAGCTGCTCTTGCCTAAAACCATCACCGCCGAGGTGCACCCAGAGCCCCTTCGCAAGCCAAAGT ATGATCAGGGAGTGGAGCCCAAGCTCGAGCCGGCAGACGATGCAGACGGAGGCACGGAGGAGCAGGGAAAGCAG GTGTCCGAGACAGAGCGGGAAGACCTGGAGGAATCGGAAAAGATTCAGTATTGGGTGGAAAGGCTTTGTCAGACGCGCCTCGAGCAGATTTCCTCTGCCGATAATGAGATTTCAGAG ATGACCACAGggcccccgcctcccccgccGTCTGTGTctcccctggccccacccctgAGACGATTCGCAGGCGGGCTGCACCTCCACACCACTGACCTGGATGACATCCCTTTGGACATGTTCTACTATCCCCCCAAGACGCCTTGTGCCTTGCCTGTGatgccccaccctccaccctccaacCCTCCCCCCAAGGTCTCGGCGCCCCCTGTCCTCCCCTCATCAGGCCGCGTGAGCACCTCGTCCTCGCCCTGGGTCCAGCGCACTCCACCCCCCATTCCCATCCCTCCCCCTCCATCTATTCCCACCCAAGACCTCACTCCTACCCGCCCGCTGCCCTCGGCACTGGAAGAGGCACTGGGCAACCACCCCTTCCGCGCTGGGGATCCAGGCAACCTAACAGAGGACCGGGAGGCAAAGAACCATGGTGGGAAGCCTGCCAACTCCCCCGTCCCTGAACGGAGCTTCCCACTCCCCCCAAAG ACATTTTGCCCAAGCCCGCAGCCTCCAAGAGGCCCTGGCGTGTCCACCATCTCCAAACCAGTCATGGTCCACCAGGAGTCCAACTTCATCTACAGGCCAGCTGTGAAGTCCGAGGTCCTG CCACAGGAGATGTTGAAGAGGATGGTGGTTTATCAGACAGCATTCAGACAA GATTTCCGGAAATATGAGGAAGGCTTCGATCCCTACTCCATG TTCACCCCCCAGCAGATCACAGGGAAGGATGTCCGGCTCCTGCGCATTAAGAAG GAAGGATCCTTAGACCTGGCCCTGGAAGGTGGTGTGGACTCCCCGATCGGCAAGGTGGTCGTCTCGGCTGTGTATGACGGGGGAGCTGCTGAGCGGCACG GTGGCATTGTGAAAGGGGACGAGGTCATGGCAATCAATGGCAAGATCGTGACGGACTACACCCTGGCCGAGGCCGAGGCCACCCTGCAGAAGGCCTGGAGTCAGGGG GACTGGATTGACCTGGTGGTTGCTGTCTGTCCCCCCAAGGAATACGACGATGAGCT GACTTTCTTCTGA
- the USH1C gene encoding harmonin isoform X2 gives MDRKVAREFRHKVDFLIENDAEKDYLYDVLRMYHQTMDVVVLVGDLKLVINEPSRLPLFDAIRPLIPLKHQVEYDQLTPRRSRKLKEVRLDRLHPEGLGLSVRGGLEFGCGLFISHLIKGGQADSVGLQVGDEIVRINGYSISSCTHEEVINLIRTKKTVSIKVRHIGLIPVKSSPDEPLKWQYVDQFVSESGGGRSSLGSSSGQDNKEKKIFISLVGTRGLGCSISSGPVQKPGIFVSHVKPGSLSAEVGLEIGDQIVEVNGIDFSNLDHKEAVNILKSSRSLTISIVAGAGRELFMTDRERLAEARQHELQRQELLMQKRLAMESNKILQEQQEMERQRKKEIAQKAAEENERYRKEMEQIVEEEEKFKQQWEEDWGSKEQLLLPKTITAEVHPEPLRKPKYDQGVEPKLEPADDADGGTEEQGKQVSETEREDLEESEKIQYWVERLCQTRLEQISSADNEISEMTTGPPPPPPSVSPLAPPLRRFAGGLHLHTTDLDDIPLDMFYYPPKTPCALPVMPHPPPSNPPPKVSAPPVLPSSGRVSTSSSPWVQRTPPPIPIPPPPSIPTQDLTPTRPLPSALEEALGNHPFRAGDPGNLTEDREAKNHGGKPANSPVPERSFPLPPKTFCPSPQPPRGPGVSTISKPVMVHQESNFIYRPAVKSEVLDFRKYEEGFDPYSMFTPQQITGKDVRLLRIKKEGSLDLALEGGVDSPIGKVVVSAVYDGGAAERHGGIVKGDEVMAINGKIVTDYTLAEAEATLQKAWSQGDWIDLVVAVCPPKEYDDELTFF, from the exons GTGGATTTTCTCATTGAGAATGACGCGGAGAAGGACTACCTCTACGACGTGCTGCGGATGTACCACCA GACCATGGATGTGGTTGTGCTTGTGGGAGACCTGAAGCTGGTCATCAATGAGCCCAGCCGCCTGCCCCTGTTCGATGCCATCAGGCCTCTGATCCCACTGAAGCACCAGGTGGAATATGACCAACTGACCCCCCGGCGCTCCAG GAAGCTGAAGGAGGTGCGCCTGGACCGGCTGCACCCAGAAGGCCTGGGCCTCAGCGTGCGCGGCGGCCTCGAGTTCGGTTGTGGGCTCTTCATCTCCCACCTCATCAAAGGTGGGCAGGCAGACAGCGTCGGGCTCCAG GTCGGGGACGAGATTGTCCGGATCAATGGATATTCCATCTCCTCATGCACCCACGAGGAGGTCATCAACCTCATCCGCACCAAGAAGACTGTGTCCATCAAAGTGAGAC ACATCGGCCTGATCCCTGTGAAGAG CTCTCCCGACGAACCCCTCAAATGGCAGTATGTGGATCAGTTTGTGTCGGAATCTGGG GGCGGGCGGAGCAGCCTGGGCTCCTCCAGTGGTCAGGACAACAAGGAGAAGAAGATCTTCATCAGCCTGGTGGGCACCCGGGGCCTCGGCTGCAG CATTTCCAGCGGCCCCGTGCAGAAACCCGGCATCTTCGTCAGCCATGTGAAGCCCGGCTCCCTGTCTGCCGAGGTGGGGTTGGAG ATAGGGGACCAGATTGTTGAAGTCAATGGCATCGACTTCTCCAACCTGGACCACAAGGAG GCCGTGAACATTCTGAAGAGTAGCCGCAGCCTGACCATCTCCATCGTAGCTGGAGCT GGCCGGGAGCTGTTCATGACGGACCGGGAGCGGCTGGCAGAGGCACGGCAGCACGAGCTGCAGCGGCAGGAGCTCCTGATGCAGAAGCGGCTGGCGATGGAGTCCAACAAGATCCTGCAGGAGCAGCAGGAGATGGAGCGTCA gaggaaaaaggaaattgcccagaaggcagcagaggaaaatgagagatACCGGAAGGAGATGGAACA GAtcgtggaggaggaagagaagtttaAGCAGCAGTGGGAAGAAGACTGGGGGTCAAAGGAGCAGCTGCTCTTGCCTAAAACCATCACCGCCGAGGTGCACCCAGAGCCCCTTCGCAAGCCAAAGT ATGATCAGGGAGTGGAGCCCAAGCTCGAGCCGGCAGACGATGCAGACGGAGGCACGGAGGAGCAGGGAAAGCAG GTGTCCGAGACAGAGCGGGAAGACCTGGAGGAATCGGAAAAGATTCAGTATTGGGTGGAAAGGCTTTGTCAGACGCGCCTCGAGCAGATTTCCTCTGCCGATAATGAGATTTCAGAG ATGACCACAGggcccccgcctcccccgccGTCTGTGTctcccctggccccacccctgAGACGATTCGCAGGCGGGCTGCACCTCCACACCACTGACCTGGATGACATCCCTTTGGACATGTTCTACTATCCCCCCAAGACGCCTTGTGCCTTGCCTGTGatgccccaccctccaccctccaacCCTCCCCCCAAGGTCTCGGCGCCCCCTGTCCTCCCCTCATCAGGCCGCGTGAGCACCTCGTCCTCGCCCTGGGTCCAGCGCACTCCACCCCCCATTCCCATCCCTCCCCCTCCATCTATTCCCACCCAAGACCTCACTCCTACCCGCCCGCTGCCCTCGGCACTGGAAGAGGCACTGGGCAACCACCCCTTCCGCGCTGGGGATCCAGGCAACCTAACAGAGGACCGGGAGGCAAAGAACCATGGTGGGAAGCCTGCCAACTCCCCCGTCCCTGAACGGAGCTTCCCACTCCCCCCAAAG ACATTTTGCCCAAGCCCGCAGCCTCCAAGAGGCCCTGGCGTGTCCACCATCTCCAAACCAGTCATGGTCCACCAGGAGTCCAACTTCATCTACAGGCCAGCTGTGAAGTCCGAGGTCCTG GATTTCCGGAAATATGAGGAAGGCTTCGATCCCTACTCCATG TTCACCCCCCAGCAGATCACAGGGAAGGATGTCCGGCTCCTGCGCATTAAGAAG GAAGGATCCTTAGACCTGGCCCTGGAAGGTGGTGTGGACTCCCCGATCGGCAAGGTGGTCGTCTCGGCTGTGTATGACGGGGGAGCTGCTGAGCGGCACG GTGGCATTGTGAAAGGGGACGAGGTCATGGCAATCAATGGCAAGATCGTGACGGACTACACCCTGGCCGAGGCCGAGGCCACCCTGCAGAAGGCCTGGAGTCAGGGG GACTGGATTGACCTGGTGGTTGCTGTCTGTCCCCCCAAGGAATACGACGATGAGCT GACTTTCTTCTGA
- the USH1C gene encoding harmonin isoform X3, giving the protein MDRKVAREFRHKVDFLIENDAEKDYLYDVLRMYHQTMDVVVLVGDLKLVINEPSRLPLFDAIRPLIPLKHQVEYDQLTPRRSRKLKEVRLDRLHPEGLGLSVRGGLEFGCGLFISHLIKGGQADSVGLQVGDEIVRINGYSISSCTHEEVINLIRTKKTVSIKVRHIGLIPVKSSPDEPLKWQYVDQFVSESGGGRSSLGSSSGQDNKEKKIFISLVGTRGLGCSISSGPVQKPGIFVSHVKPGSLSAEVGLEIGDQIVEVNGIDFSNLDHKEAVNILKSSRSLTISIVAGAGRELFMTDRERLAEARQHELQRQELLMQKRLAMESNKILQEQQEMERQRKKEIAQKAAEENERYRKEMEQIVEEEEKFKQQWEEDWGSKEQLLLPKTITAEVHPEPLRKPKYDQGVEPKLEPADDADGGTEEQGKQVSETEREDLEESEKIQYWVERLCQTRLEQISSADNEISEDFRKYEEGFDPYSMFTPQQITGKDVRLLRIKKEGSLDLALEGGVDSPIGKVVVSAVYDGGAAERHGGIVKGDEVMAINGKIVTDYTLAEAEATLQKAWSQGDWIDLVVAVCPPKEYDDELTFF; this is encoded by the exons GTGGATTTTCTCATTGAGAATGACGCGGAGAAGGACTACCTCTACGACGTGCTGCGGATGTACCACCA GACCATGGATGTGGTTGTGCTTGTGGGAGACCTGAAGCTGGTCATCAATGAGCCCAGCCGCCTGCCCCTGTTCGATGCCATCAGGCCTCTGATCCCACTGAAGCACCAGGTGGAATATGACCAACTGACCCCCCGGCGCTCCAG GAAGCTGAAGGAGGTGCGCCTGGACCGGCTGCACCCAGAAGGCCTGGGCCTCAGCGTGCGCGGCGGCCTCGAGTTCGGTTGTGGGCTCTTCATCTCCCACCTCATCAAAGGTGGGCAGGCAGACAGCGTCGGGCTCCAG GTCGGGGACGAGATTGTCCGGATCAATGGATATTCCATCTCCTCATGCACCCACGAGGAGGTCATCAACCTCATCCGCACCAAGAAGACTGTGTCCATCAAAGTGAGAC ACATCGGCCTGATCCCTGTGAAGAG CTCTCCCGACGAACCCCTCAAATGGCAGTATGTGGATCAGTTTGTGTCGGAATCTGGG GGCGGGCGGAGCAGCCTGGGCTCCTCCAGTGGTCAGGACAACAAGGAGAAGAAGATCTTCATCAGCCTGGTGGGCACCCGGGGCCTCGGCTGCAG CATTTCCAGCGGCCCCGTGCAGAAACCCGGCATCTTCGTCAGCCATGTGAAGCCCGGCTCCCTGTCTGCCGAGGTGGGGTTGGAG ATAGGGGACCAGATTGTTGAAGTCAATGGCATCGACTTCTCCAACCTGGACCACAAGGAG GCCGTGAACATTCTGAAGAGTAGCCGCAGCCTGACCATCTCCATCGTAGCTGGAGCT GGCCGGGAGCTGTTCATGACGGACCGGGAGCGGCTGGCAGAGGCACGGCAGCACGAGCTGCAGCGGCAGGAGCTCCTGATGCAGAAGCGGCTGGCGATGGAGTCCAACAAGATCCTGCAGGAGCAGCAGGAGATGGAGCGTCA gaggaaaaaggaaattgcccagaaggcagcagaggaaaatgagagatACCGGAAGGAGATGGAACA GAtcgtggaggaggaagagaagtttaAGCAGCAGTGGGAAGAAGACTGGGGGTCAAAGGAGCAGCTGCTCTTGCCTAAAACCATCACCGCCGAGGTGCACCCAGAGCCCCTTCGCAAGCCAAAGT ATGATCAGGGAGTGGAGCCCAAGCTCGAGCCGGCAGACGATGCAGACGGAGGCACGGAGGAGCAGGGAAAGCAG GTGTCCGAGACAGAGCGGGAAGACCTGGAGGAATCGGAAAAGATTCAGTATTGGGTGGAAAGGCTTTGTCAGACGCGCCTCGAGCAGATTTCCTCTGCCGATAATGAGATTTCAGAG GATTTCCGGAAATATGAGGAAGGCTTCGATCCCTACTCCATG TTCACCCCCCAGCAGATCACAGGGAAGGATGTCCGGCTCCTGCGCATTAAGAAG GAAGGATCCTTAGACCTGGCCCTGGAAGGTGGTGTGGACTCCCCGATCGGCAAGGTGGTCGTCTCGGCTGTGTATGACGGGGGAGCTGCTGAGCGGCACG GTGGCATTGTGAAAGGGGACGAGGTCATGGCAATCAATGGCAAGATCGTGACGGACTACACCCTGGCCGAGGCCGAGGCCACCCTGCAGAAGGCCTGGAGTCAGGGG GACTGGATTGACCTGGTGGTTGCTGTCTGTCCCCCCAAGGAATACGACGATGAGCT GACTTTCTTCTGA